From the Saccharomonospora marina XMU15 genome, the window GTCATCGCCAACGCCGGGATAGCCACCACCGGGTTCGTCCGCTCGATCGACCCGGTTGCCTTCGAGAAGGTGATCGAGGTCGATCTGCTCGGCGTGTGGCGGACCTTCCGGGTCACCCTGCCGCACGTCATCAAGCGAAACGGCTACCTGCTCGCCATCTCCTCCCTTGCCGCGATCGCGCACGCACCCGGCATGGCCAACTACTCCGCCGCCAAAGCGGGTGTCGAAGCCTTCTGCAACAGCCTGCGCGCCGAGGTCGCCCACCTCGGGGTGAAGGTCGGTGTCGCACACCCCACCTGGATCAGGACGGACCTCGTCTCCAGCGCCGACGCGCACCCGGTGTTCGGCAAGCTGCGTGCCAGCATGGGCGGTCCCATCGGCAGGACCTACCCGCTCGACATCGCGCTCGACTGCCTGCAGGCGGGCATCCGGCGCCGGGCACGCACCATCCACGTGCCGAGGTGGGTGGGCGCGCTGAAGTTGATGCGTTCGTTCCTGCCGCCGATCATCGAACTCGGTTCACGGGCCCGCGTACCCGCCGCCGA encodes:
- a CDS encoding SDR family oxidoreductase codes for the protein MAFLAGKSVKNKVVLITGAARGIGAGLAERLAQDGAKVALVGLEAAEQEKVAARIGEAARCWEADVTDWTALEQATKGVVEHFGGIDIVIANAGIATTGFVRSIDPVAFEKVIEVDLLGVWRTFRVTLPHVIKRNGYLLAISSLAAIAHAPGMANYSAAKAGVEAFCNSLRAEVAHLGVKVGVAHPTWIRTDLVSSADAHPVFGKLRASMGGPIGRTYPLDIALDCLQAGIRRRARTIHVPRWVGALKLMRSFLPPIIELGSRARVPAADRAALEDIATRGAREAAVTGHGGRAAIK